The region CCCGGCCACCCGGGCGGCCACTCCTCGGCGGCCGCGTTAGAAGCGAGTCGTCAGCGAGCGGCCGGAGGTGGGGCGCAGGGAGCAGACGGGCCCGGCTGGTCGCCGCCGGGGAACGGGGGGGGGACGCGGTCGGGCGGGGGCAGGACGCTGCGGGGTGCGGGTGGGGGCAGCGCGCGCGCGGCCGAAACATCATCTCAGCCGCCGCGAAAAGGGCGCCACCCGGGTAACGGCGCCAGTTTACGGTAGGACGACGCCCGCTCCGGGTGCGGACGCCACGGTCCGCGCGCAGGTGGCCGGTGGCACGTGCTGCCGCCGCGAGTCTGGGGACCTACCTGTGAGCTCCGCCGGACGGGGCTCTGGCGCCGGAGAAACGGCCGAGGTGGCTGCGGGACTTCCGTCGGCGGCGGGGGGGTCCCCGGGGTCCTCCGTGTCGCCGTTCGTCCCAGAAGAGTCGCTCCGCCCGGGGGCTGCGGCCACAGGCCTGGGCCAGGAGCCGCTTCCCCCGCGAGTTTCCAACGGCGCCCGGGGGCCACCTCACCCAAAAGAGCTGTTCAGCTTTGAAACGCGGATGTTTCAAAACTCTCGCACTACAGTTGCTTTGCTTGGTAGTTTGGCTTTTTAAACACCAGAACCGTCAGTGAAGGTGAGAGAAACACTGTCTCCTCCCATCGGTTAACAAGACGGCAATCTCTAAAGGAGAAGGCATGTTCCACGAGGCCTCTCTCACGCCCAGCTGTGGAAAGCAAGCAGGCCCTGGGGTGGTTCCACCTTTGACTCAAAAGAAAAGTGGAGTGACATAGACATTAAACCCTTCACATTTTCCACATGTGTGGGCAAGAGGGGTTTCGGAGACGCATCTCAGGAAACGTGCCCGTAGCTTTGTGCAAGGGGAGGGTTTGGCCCAAACCACAAGAAGACGGGAACCTCACGGGGCAGGGGAAGCTTAACAACCAACTTTTCTTTGCAGACGTGTTTTACTTTAGCTTGTGTTGTCATGGATACCCTCCCTCAAGGGGCTCCAGCCTAAAATGTGGCCAGCCTTCCTTGGTCATCCTCGACCCAAGGCCACGCAAAGGTCATTTATCTGTGCTTTGGAGATGGAGGCGCAAGATTTAGAATTATGTATCTTGGAGATTAGGAAAacattttcactttctctttgaAGAAGTTTTGACTACGTAAATTTTAACAAAGATGATTGGAAAGCTGAGCTGTTCTTTCAGCGCACTCcgaatattttcttttctatgggAGTTTGCTTTTCAGACCAACAAGCTTGTTAAAAGGGATGAAAGCGAATCAGCTTTCAATAAGGACTTTATAGTCGTTTCTCACAGGTGCTGGAAGGGGCCCTTGGAAATCACCACCAAATCCCTGCAGCTTACACATGGCCCTTGAAACTCCGGGGGTTAAGtgtaaaaaacaaatttctacaCGCTCCACCAAGAAATTTCACCttcactaatttttaaagtcaGGGTTTCGGAACTTTGAAGATTACCATGACTTAATTATCCCCCCTTTTTAACTAGTCTTGTTTGCTcagaaacaagattttaaaaacaattttttgattTAGTAAAAGCCAAGTTTTGTTTGTGCTGAGAGTTACACTCAGTGCCAGCATTTCCAATATAATTCAGCTCCTTGTGATTTCTCGGACCTCACGCATTAGTGAGATTCTAACATACAAACATTGACGAAAACACAGGttacttttctcttcttaaaatacAACTTACTCTTCTGAAAACCACACAAGCAGGAAAAAGTTATAATACTACAGACCATTATTAtgaaaattagatattttatttatagttcaatcacaagaacaattttctcatttttttcaagagGTAAATACATACTAGAATAAACTCTgtagaatatacaaaaaatacatacttttcccatggaatttttctttataataaatagaGGGGAACACGTGTGTGGCTGATCCCCAAAGAGCTCCGTGTCTGCTTAGGTTTTCagtctgttgatttatttttaatctcttgaaAGAAAGGGGAGTTCCCTGTCCCCTAAAAGGTCGAGATAAATAATGCATGAAGCAAcccccccttcccttttcctccacattttTGCTTTGGATAGAGAGTTCAGCCTAGATTTCCACGCTTGCATTCAATCAGCACAAAGCCTACAAATTATACAATGACTTCTAACCTGGCCCTCTAACAAAACAACTTTTTCCCTTATAAATCATAAGAGACAGATGgcaaaatggagaagcaaaaggaaagagaagggtgGGACAATAGGTGTTGTGACGAATCTGGGAAACGGAACAAAGTGCACGTCAGAGAGGGAGAGTTTGGTTTGACAGGTGAAGTTCCCACAGCCCGCAGGCGGCGCTGGGAGCGGAGCAGATGCCAGGCACCGCGGATCTGTGGATAATATTATTACCAGCAACGTCATTCAGACGCCAAGACGCGTTTCTTTCTACTCGACATTAACATCTCTATGCAGAAGCCAGGGGGACGGGGCGCCGGGACCCGTGGCGTCCCCCGGAGACTCACTCCGACGGCAGAGTCCTCGgcgctgcggggggggggggggccgacaCCCTCCACCTCCGCCTCCTCCCAGCGTCTTTTAGGCCCCAGGAgcgctcccccctccccgcactCGACCATCCCGTTGGCGACGGTCTCCGTCTCAGCCTCAATAACCCCGAGCCTGTCTGAATAAAGGAAGCCCTTCGCCGGGGGACCGGCAGGCGGCGGCGAAGCCGGACGTCTGCATCTGCTCTGGACTCGAGCCGGTTTCCAGGGCGCGGgaagtggggcagagaggggcgCGGCGGGTAAGGCGGGGCAGCAGGGAGCGAGGCCTGGCGCGAGGCCGGGACGCGGCCTAGGCGCACTCCCGGACCGTTGGGCGGCGAGGCGCGCAGCGGCGTTTGTCGGGTGGAGCGGGCTGCCAGCAGTCCCGATCCGACCCCACGGGGCTGGAGGGGGAGAAGACGCAGCTGtagggggaggtggaggtggagggcgCGGAGGAGGGCGGCGCGGGGCTGTCTGTGCCACTCCACGTGGACGAGGGCGACGGGCTGTCCCCCACGCTGCCCAGGGCGCCGCCCGGGCTCAGCAGCGTGGCCTCCGGGCGCAGCGGGGCGGGCAGGCCCCCGCCGCAGTGGTCAGCCAGGCGCAGGGTCTCGGTGAGCGCCCAGATGTAGTTGTGCGCGAAGCGCAGGGTCTCGATCTTGGTGAGCTTGGCGTCCTCGGGGAACGTGGGCAGTACCTCGCGCAGGGCGTCCAGCGCCGCGTTCAAGTTGTGCATGCGGTTACGCTCGCGGTTGTTGGCCTTCAGCCGGCGGGTCTTCTTGATGCGCTGCGCCGTCTCGGCCGTCTTGGCGCCTCGAGAAGCTACTCGCGCCCTGGAAGGACGCCGCCGGCACTCGTGCCCCAGGCCCAACAGCCGCGCCCCGGGCCCGCCCCCCAGCGGCCGACGCGCCCCTTCCGGCGCGCCTCGCTCCTCGTCGTCCTCGTCCGCGCTGGACGGCAGTGGTGTCCGCGCTGCCGCCGGGGAGGCTGCGCCGAGCAGCACCAGCATGTCCGCTTCCTCCTTCACCTCCAAGGCCTCGGATTTCACGAACATCCTACCGAAGGGAGCGGGAGCCGGGGAGCGGGGTGAAAGAACACCGAACGGGCGTCAACGCCGAAGCGGAGGTGTCCCAGGGGCGCGAGCTGAGAGGAGCCCAGATGGGCAGGAATCCTCCGGCGCCGGGGGACCCCCGCGCCAGCCCACCGACCCTGCGTCCGCCCGGGAAGGGGCAGAGGCCCTGCGACAAAGATCTGCGCGACCCGAGAGCGCTTGCAGGCGGTGGGACGTGGTGCTGAAACCGCCCGCCGAGTTCAACACTTACTCAGCTCGCTCTCCAAACGCGCGCGCGGCCAGGGCAGGACGCGTGCTCCTCCCGCGCGGGTCTCGTGCGTGTGCTCGCCGTGCGTGTCCGTCTGTCACTCAGCCCCGGGCCAGCGGCGCCCGGCACGCGACCCCCCGGCACTCCAGTTAAAGCGAAGCGGTTTGTGGTCCAGTGGCTGCGTGTCTGGCACACGACTCTCCTTGAAACCCCTTATATACCCCTCAGAAGACAATCGGGTcgcccccaggccccctccccctccccacgcccgcccctccccgctgcTCCCTTTCTTCGCTTTATCGCCATTCAGTTCTTTCTCTCTtcgcctccccctcctcccccgcctgcCAACCTCCCTCCACCCCGCCGTCCTCCTacccggcccccctccccctttctctaatcAGCATAAAGTGGTTCCAAAGCTCCCGCTGGAGCTCGGGGCTGTGCTATGAGCTCGGAGGCCGAGGCTGCCGGCCCGGGCCTCGCGATTGGTGGCTCGCGCTCGGCTGGAGCGTGCCGCTAATTTATTAATGAATGGAGGTCGCCAGACGCAGCTGGCCAATCCCCGCGCCCGGGACCGCGTGAGGGCCGCGAGCCACGCGCACCGAGCCCGCTCCCTTTCAGCAGCTCCGCGGGGGCCGGGGCTCGCGGGCGGcgggaccccctcccccagcccgcagATGTGGGTCCGACCCCCGGAGGGCGGCGCGCCCCGGTGCCGCCAAGCGCCAGAGGGGCAGAGCCTCCCAGGAGCCGCACCACCTGTGAACGCAGCACTCGGTTTGGGGAGGagcgaggtgggggggggggggcgctgtgggCACGTGGGGACCAGCGTACTCGGTTCCTCCCCCGAGACCGACGCCGGAGGGTGAAGGACCGGACGTGGCCGGGTGCCTGGAAGCACCTCCGGAGGGACCTGGAGAGGGGCGCGGGGCTTTCCCCGGACGGACGTCCGACACACTGAGTCTCCGGGCCCTGACGCGGCTGCTCTCCGGGGTGACCCCGGGAGCCCCTCCCGCACGGGAGGCAGGAGCTGAGCCGCTGTGCTGCCGAGTGGCTGCCCCGCAAGCGCAGGGGCTGTGCTGACTTTTCCGTGACCCCTGCTCCGCGCTGGGGGCGATGTCGGGACAAGGGGCCCATCCTCCCGATTCTCCCGGCCTTtcaatagaaggaaaaaaaaaaaagagctcaagGGCGACTGGGCTCTAGGACCACTGGGCTCTAGGGGAGCTTGTTCTGAATGGCTCACCGGCCCCCTCTGCTCCGCCTGCGCTCTCGCCCATCCTCTGGTCGACCTGGCGGACTGTTCCCGGGACgaagcccccagcccccggaGCAGTCTGCGCTGCCTGCGGGGATCCCCGCTCCAGCTGGCGAGGCAGTCTCTTGGGATCCTGTCTTCAAACCAGGTTGAAGCCAGAGCACTTGGAGTGTTAGGAGTTGGAAGGTGGCAAAAGAATAGTGTCTGTGCGTCTCCCTCCTGTTGGGTTTGTAGGGATTAGAAGCAAGTTGTGTTTCAGAAGAGGTGGGAGTGGTTTGATCTGTGTGACGTTTCCTTCAGGGGGGTAACAGCAGGATTGGGAGGCACGAAGTAAAAGGTGAAAACTAGGCTCCCAGGAGACGGGCTGTCACCTGAGGTGGATCTCCCCCCGCCAGACTTCCTTCTGTCCTGAAATTATTTGAGAATTGCCACGATCTTCACtttgctccttggtatttatttTGCGTCTCCCCcaccttttaaaacaaattccctaaatttaaaagcattattttctcAGCTCCCCCTGCATCCTTCCAGAACAGCTTCATTTCATTTGTTAGGGGTGCAGACATTTAAAAAGCGGAGAGACATGTCCAGCCTCTCCAGAAGGCAGCGTCCACCTCCCATCCTTCTTTGGTCCCATCTGCACCATGAACCTGCTGGATCAGAACCTCACAAAAGACTTGggtccccctggctggcgtagctcagtggattgagctcgggctgggaaccaaagtgtcccaggttcgattcccagccagggtacattcctgggttgcaggccataacccccagcaaccacacatttccctctctctctctctctctctctctctctctctctatctccctcccttccctctctaaaaaataaataaataaaatattttttaaaaaaagacttgggTCGAGTGAAAGACAAGACAGGAGAGAAAGACGCCAGAAGACACACTAGCACGGGTTTGCCGGCGCTGGTGATGCCAGACGACGAGGAAACCCTCCAGGGCTCTGGCTGGCTGGGTGGAGACCAGAGGAGCTCGTGGGAGTGGATGCGGGGTTCTCATGGCTCTTCTGGAACAGAAGGAGAAAGCCAGGTTCTGAGGAGACGCCTGAAGTGCTGAAACAAACCCTGGAGTGATGGCATGCACCTTGCATATCTGCGTCTCACCGCAGCcagtggagaaaaggggacgATATATTTCAGTGCCTCTGCAGACGGGAGGTTTTACAATGCGGGTTTAGCTAGGAAGTGCTGGGTTGGTTTTCTGGGAATGCAGCTTGGTGGAGACGTAAGGAAAACCCAAGGAGCCTTGTGTAGCCACAGACCAGAGACTGCTCGGCGCTAGTGACACGCACAAGGGGCTCCTCTAGTTGACTGTGCAGAGCACTGAGGGTCAGCCCCCCAGTGCTGGTGTCCTCCTGAGATTTCATGTCTTTGTGATGCACTGGAAGGTCCAGGCTTCCCTTTGTCAAAACCCAGGCCGTCGGCACTCTCTGAGCACGAGACTAACGCAGTGAAGTGTGCCCAGTGATGGTGAAGCATGCGGGGCAACTGCACGTTTTTGACTCCAGAAATTTCCTTCAAACGGAAAAAGCATGCCAAGAAACTTCAGGTTGTGTACATATTCAAAGGCTGACATAAACCGGTCTCCATGTAAATGTAAAGATACCATAGAGTttatgggattttatttttaaagtaaggacTTCTTTGGGTGTATGCCGTGTGGTGTGTGAGATGACTGTGCAGGTGGCAGGCTTTTTCAAAAGCAGCCTCCAGGTGCAGCACCTTGAATATGCATCTAGGGATGTTGGTTGTGTGTGTTGTagttgctttttttatttttttaatattttatttatctatttttaaagagggaagggagagagagagagagagagagaaacatcaatgtgcggttgctggggggcatggcctgcaacccaggcatgtgccctgactgggaattgaacctgcgatgcctggttcgcagcctgtgctcaatccactgaactatgccagccagggcttgtagtTGCTTTTAAGAGAAGCATCATATCTGGTAACACTTCTGGAAATATCTCCTACTATGAAGACtattttttagaagaaacaacgtccaaaaaaaatgtaacaaccTAGTGCATCAGGAAGCCAATGATTCACACCCAGTCCCAGAATTCTTTGTCTTCAGCATTTTGCTGGGTTTTGCTGAAAGAAAGCAATTTGGATTTGCAGTCAGGTTTGCACACGTGACCAATGCCAGTGTCCTTAGCTGGATTCCTCCAGTCCTCTTTTGGCTGGAATGAATTCGAGAGGCACTTGTGTGGTCCACAAGATTGTCCGGGTGCAGCGGGGCTGAAacgagggagggggagggcggggtggccTCAGCGCGGGTGGCGGCCCGGGCGCGCTGTCCACCGCGTGAACTGTCCTGAAGGGTCAAACTGTTCATCCCCAGCCCCTTTCACGGCATGACCCCACTTCAAGGGAACAAAAGGTCAAAGCAGGCGGGTCGTCGAGAACCGGGACACAATGATTTGCACTCAGCCGGCCTCGGGAGGAGGGGCGCAGTGCGCGCGGGGACGGGCGAAGGCGGTGCCCCAGTCTTTGTTGCTCTAAGGAGCTTGAACTCCCCCACGACCGGGCCCGCGTGGAGTGTGGGTATTGCCGCAGGGCCACCCGCGACGCCCACACTTCCACCTCACAGATGGCCAGAGGACAGTGGTCCCCGCGCCAGACTCGGCTGTTGCAGGAGGGGGGgtacttttccccccaaatacaacccccgcccccccaaccccggcGGCGAGCCAGTCCCCCGGTAACAAACCGCAGGATGCCCCGTTGGGTCCGGGCACCGCGGCAgcgctgggggtgggcagaggcaggtggCAAGGCGTCAGCTGGCGGGCCGTGGGGCGCGGGCGAGGCCGCAGCAGTGTCGGGCCTGCGCGGGGCTCTCTGTGGCCCTTGTCCTCAGGTGACAGGCATGATGGCgacaggagctgggggtgggggggacgccGGCCGGGGAAGCGCAGAAGGGacagcagcctctgagacaaacACAAAGCACGGCGGACTGTGGGACCCCCTGCCACGTCCCGCCCATCCCCTTCGAGTGGGGCCCACGCCGCCACGGGGGCCGCTTTGTGGCTCAGATCATTCAGTCCCGTCCCGGTGACCGTCACTCGGAGACGGCTCCGTGGGTGTCACCGGAGCGGCTTCCCTCAGGCACGTTCTCACCCAGGACTCTCCTTCCTGCGCCTCGGACCCGAGACCAGCGCAGTGGCGACGCGGTGAGGTGGTGACAGGCCCGCGTCGCGTGGGGCTTGTTCAAGTGACGCCCCAGGGGCCAAAGGGGGATTGATGCTCCCCTGTCCCCACCGTGGAAAAGCCCCAAATGCATTTTCTCCTGGAAACACCGGCAGTCCGATCCTCACTGGTAGAAATTAAAGGGCGACGGCGCGGTGAACTCGCTGGACGGTTCAGCAAAGAAAGTTGCACGACCTGCCCCTGGGGACAGGACCTGGGGTCGCCCGGACGCAGCACAGGTCCCGACGAGCACAGGCCACTCGGCGGCGAAGGTGCAGACTCCGCGACTTGCATGTGCGCGCAGGGCGAGGCCCCCCTCACTTTCAGGGACCCCAAGTAAGATTCCAGCTCCCAGAACATTCGGGGGCACCTCGCAGCCGACCCGGTCTTTctgctccgccccgcccccaaacATTTCCCGGCCCCAACTGTGCCGGGTGCCTCCACTGCGTCCCTGCAGTGACGCAATAGCTGACGTCACACCATTAGCATGATGACGCCATCGCCACACCGCGCAGTTGGTGCGATACTGCAGCCGCGGATACCTCTCCACTGCTGGGGAAGCGATGGCGGGCTTTGTGCGCCCCCGAGCCCCGATGGTGGGTCTGGTGCCCCCGCGGGAGCCGCGCCCCCACAGCCGCAAACTCCAGCAGGGCCCCCGACACGCGGGGCCCCGGACACGCAGGGCCGCGGGCAGAGGCGCCGCGGTTTCCTCCGACGGAGGCAGGACGGAGCCGAAACGCGCGGGGGGACGGACGGGACGCCCCGCCAGTCCCGGGGGCAGCGAGGCCGAGAGCGAGCCTGGGCCGCACGCCCTTCGCTCCGCGGACGTGGCTCGTCTGCGCGGGGAGGGACGCCCGAGGCGACCTGCTGGCGAAGGCCGGGCCGCGGGCGCTTTTCTCACTCGGCCTTGGACGCCCCTCTTGGCAGGACGCCGCGCGCGTGCCGGGCCCGGgcccgccaggccccgccccgggtTCGGACGCCCCCATTCCtgttcccgcccccacccccaccccaccccctcccccaccccggccggCCCCGTCTCTTCCCCGCGAAGTGtgcctccctcactttctccgGCAACTGTGCCTTTCCACGCGCCAGGGGTAACGCCCTCCTCCACCTGAGCGCGCTCGGCTGCCCACGTGCACTGACGGAGACGCCCACACGCGACTCAGTGCTGCCGCGAGCGCGGGTCACGCGCAGACTTTACAGTTTTTCTAGTGgttatttaatttttggaaacCATGGTAGGTGCTTACCAGGACCCCGATTCTCAGACCATGCGCGCACCTGAGCGGTGGAGGGGACAGTGACCAGGCGCTTCCTGGGGAAACAAGTATTTGCAGTGCTCGCCTTTTTGCCATTGGACAGGGGTGAactttcttctttgtgttttcccAGTAAAACAATGTGGAACATTTACAGTCAGAAATTAGGACTTTGCAAGCATTGATTGCCCTTCTGGCTCTTGCGATCGTCATCGAGGCTGGAAGTGAGTTTCAGCCGGGAGAGGGCTGAGCGGGTGAGTGAGGTCACAGGTAAACGTGTCCCCAGTCAGCGCCGAGGCCGGGGAGTCGGGCTGGTTGGGGTGCTGTAACTTGAATACGAACACTTAAACGTTCCCTTTAACTACATATAACTAACATCCTTGCGTAGGACAGAGAGTCATGCTAGGCAAGCTGCTCAGTGGTGCCATTCTCTGTGTTTTGGGTAAATCACATCTAATTTTCCCAGGGATGAACTCACATCATAGGGTTTTGATGGATTTCTAAAGATtcgcccaccccccaccaatgTCTCAAAGCATTATGTTTCCTTATTTAATAACACTGGCTGGCAGGCAATTTTTACGtctaatctttcttaaatgtttcctCTTGTTCTACCCTCAATAGTGATGAAGAACTTCCTCCCCTTTCACTCTGTGCTTCAAAATACAGCACCTAAAGCTTCCATTTTAAAGTCACAGGATCCAGAGAATGTTTGATTCTGGGTTTTGCTTTCCTCTGCTTTTAGGCCTTCGGCTCTCTCAGTTGACAGAAGCCATCCTTACCCTGACACACCTCGGGGGTTTGCGGGGGGACTCTTACTGCAACTCTGCATCTGGCCAGCACCAGTCACAGCAATGAAACCACGTCCTTTTGGGTGGGCCAAAGTGTTCGTTCGGTTTTTCCGTATAATGGCTCTAGTGGCACTTAGCTGTCTTTCAATTCATTTGAAacacttttgttagattgtattgtgacagctgtcatatcagcgtgcatttagaaaaacttatcaaaattggtgaatttttgtgcagccattttaatatcgaagatggaagaaaatccacatttttggtgtattatgctttaatattccaagaaaggtaaaaacacaactgaaacacaaaaaaagatttgttcagtgtGTGGAGAGGGTGCTATGACAGATCAAacgtatcaaaagtggtttgcagaattttgtgctggagatttctctctggatgatgatgtgtcttttattttatggaaaaacacacacaatcgCCCTGGATGGCTGTTCATGACACCCCACCTGAGGCCCTGATTCTGTCTCTGTGTGACATCACCACGTGGGGCCAGAGGCCATTATTCTCCACCCAGCACTGGGCCTGTGAAGGGCCTGTGAGTCACAGACCAGTGGGAGATGCCGTCTGATCACACATGCACATACCgggttggcccaaaagtctgtttaataaaagacatttctcatgttcaccaataactttattgattttgacATTTTTAGTATGCTGGGTATCTCCCgcatggtagaatgttgattgttctcaattaatgtctcaatttgatcactatcaacttcaaatgGTCTACcggaccatggagcatcatccagcgagaaatctccagcatgaaacttcacaaaccacttttgacatattcgatgtgtcacagcactttctctgtacactgcacaaatctttttctgcatttcaggtgtgcttttacctttcttggaataaCAGAGTATACTATACtgaaaacattgtgtattttcttccatctttaatattaaaatggctacaaaaaattcattttttaaatgcacattgatatgacggctatcaccatacaatctaacaaaagtgtttcaaataaagtcaaagagaactaagcactactagggctattgtatggaaaaaaaaagagcaattcTTTTGCCAACTCAGTACAttcacacacaatcacacacaaacacaaattgGACCAGATTTGCCCAATTAGAAAGAATGGTAAGGAAAATCCATAACTAAGACCAACAGAGTTTAAAAATACCAACCTAACTTGTGTGTCAGGGTAAGAGGACCGCAGATGTGTCAGAGATGTGTggattgtatttttcttttataatcaaGTCACGCTGATATGaacaaaaaacacaacagaagTAAACATACGTTTCACTCATGACTAATTACACAGCAGGCATTTCAAATCAGCGTTGAGCTAATGTTTCTAGAACAATTATTTAATTTTCGGGGTCCAATATCTGTCAAGTAAATCaccaatttcctttttattcttatttaatataaaagaattGAGTTAGTGCAAAGCTATTTCACAGCTGTCTTTAGATTAAACAGTCAAGGGCAGGCAGCCTTTGGGATTTGCTTTGGGATCTCCAACTCAAATAGTCTTTTTGTTCAAATATTAAAGGACactaaaagttatattttattatgaagtTTCAAGCTGGGCTTCA is a window of Phyllostomus discolor isolate MPI-MPIP mPhyDis1 chromosome 8, mPhyDis1.pri.v3, whole genome shotgun sequence DNA encoding:
- the NEUROG2 gene encoding neurogenin-2, which encodes MFVKSEALEVKEEADMLVLLGAASPAAARTPLPSSADEDDEERGAPEGARRPLGGGPGARLLGLGHECRRRPSRARVASRGAKTAETAQRIKKTRRLKANNRERNRMHNLNAALDALREVLPTFPEDAKLTKIETLRFAHNYIWALTETLRLADHCGGGLPAPLRPEATLLSPGGALGSVGDSPSPSSTWSGTDSPAPPSSAPSTSTSPYSCVFSPSSPVGSDRDCWQPAPPDKRRCAPRRPTVRECA